Proteins from one Rosa chinensis cultivar Old Blush chromosome 7, RchiOBHm-V2, whole genome shotgun sequence genomic window:
- the LOC112177606 gene encoding uncharacterized protein At2g29880-like: protein MGDSQGNGKRKDYKTWNAEESNVLLQLMVEGAKLGLRDINGVISKQTVEAKLLPKLKEKLGCEISFSHYQSRVKWFKKQYTNYSQLMRHSSGFGWDPITKRFTADDEVWADYLKSHPTHGHFRSETFPDYEDLKIAVGNGTATGMGSISLGDDTDASTFGAEENGPWGIDGLVFDRNTNMFVQSENESSHQENSPSLSQQPSQGTNVDAPPHSRTQGKRSRTDYENNSGSKGATSQAEVLENLSSGIGKIVTSFDKICGLMEKRESRESDLLDAMNKTPGLTDEACFMALDLLNTKLVLNDFKLVLSLLAMSEMDMYGADEEEEQF from the exons ATGGGAGATTCACAAGGGAATGGTAAAAGAAAAGATTACAAAACTTGGAATGCTGAAGAGAGCAATGTTTTGCTTCAACTTATGGTTGAAGGCGCCAAACTTGGATTGCGTGATATTAATGGTGTGATAAGCAAACAAACAGTAGAGGCGAAGCTACTTCCTAAACTGAAGGAAAAACTTGGTTGTGAAATAAGTTTTAGTCATTACCAAAGTAGAGTGAAATGGTTTAAGAAACAATACACCAATTACTCTCAACTTATGCGTCATAGTTCTGGATTTGGGTGGGATCCGATCACAAAGAGATTCACTGCTGATGATGAAGTATGGGCAGATTATTTGAAG TCACATCCAACGCATGGGCACTTTCGGTCagaaacttttccagactatgagGACTTGAAAATTGCAGTTGGAAATGGAACTGCAACTGGAATGGGCTCAATCAGTTTAGGTGATGATACAGATGCCTCTACATTTGGAGCGGAAGAAAACGGACCTTGGGGAATTGATGGATTAGTTTTTGATCGAAATACTAACATGTTCGTGCAAAGTGAAAATGAGTCATCACACCAAGAAAACTCGCCATCTCTTTCACAACAACCCTCCCAAGGTACCAATGTAGATGCTCCACCACATAGCAGGACTCAAGGAAAACGGAGTAGGACTGACTATGAAAATAATAGCGGCTCAAAGGGGGCAACTAGTCAAGCTGAGGTTTTAGAAAACTTATCAAGTGGCATTGGTAAAATTGTCACAAGTTTTGATAAAATTTGTGGCTTAATggagaagagagaatcaagAGAGAGTGATCTTTTGGATGCTATGAACAAGACCCCAGGATTAACTGATGAGGCTTGCTTTATGGCTCTTGATTTGCTTAATACTAAA CTTGTTTTGAATGATTTTAAACTG GTGCTTTCTCTATTAGCAATGTCTGAAATGGACATGTATGGagctgatgaagaggaagagcagTTTTAG
- the LOC112175653 gene encoding protein ALP1-like isoform X2, translating into MHNILDRDPQIFRDVYRMYPDVFRKLCSILKAKTPLRDTRHICVEEMLATFLLVVGQNNRYSEARLIFERSHFAVSRSFNKVLKALNTIAPQFMAKPESIPPNIRESTRFYPYFKDCVGAIDGTHIPATVVGREFIYVISGWEGSAHDSKVLNDAISRRNGLKVPPGKYYLGDCGFPNRRRFLAPFRGTRYHLKDFGGEGNHPVNAIELFNLRHASLRNVIERIFGIFKSRFTIFKSAPPFLYKTQAELVLACAGLHNFLRQECRSDEFPPEPEEDPIDNHEDNFEWDDFQTQDQQRENANEWRMSIATHMWTDAQPNANNENNDNQESENEGEE; encoded by the exons ATGCACAACATATTGGACAGAGACCCTCAAATCTTTAGAGATGTGTATAGAATGTATCCTGACGTGTTTCGAAAATTATGTAGCATCCTAAAAGCGAAAACACCTTTACGGGATACAAGACACATTTGTGTTGAAGAAATGCTTGCAACCTTTTTACTAGTTGTCGGCCAAAATAATCGATACAGTGAAGCTCGGCTGATATTTGAGCGATCTCATTTTGCTGTTAGCAGAAGTTTCAACAAAGTCTTGAAGGCCTTGAATACAATAGCACCACAGTTTATGGCTAAACCTGAATCCATACCACCTAACATAAGAGAAAGTACAAGGTTCTATCCTTACTTTAAG gaTTGTGTCGGAGCTATAGATGGCACGCATATTCCTGCAACGGTAGTTGGACGTGAG TTCATATATGTGATTAGTGGATGGGAGGGTTCCGCTCATGATTCAAAAGTGTTGAATGATGCGATTTCTAGACGAAATGGACTCAAAGTGCCACCAG gtaAATATTACTTAGGGGACTGCGGATTCCCAAATCGACGTCGGTTCCTAGCTCCATTTCGAGGTACTCGATATCACCTCAAAGATTttggtggtgaaggaaatcatccTGTCAATGCAATTGAGTTATTCAATCTTCGCCATGCTTCCTTGAGGAACGTAATTGAGAGAATATTTGGAATATTTAAGTCGcgtttcacaatcttcaaatcAGCACCACCATTTTTATATAAGACACAAGCAGAACTAGTTTTGGCTTGTGCAGGACTGCACAATTTTCTTCGACAGGAATGTCGTTCAGATGAATTTCCTCCTGAACCAGAAGAAGATCCGATAGACAATCACGAAGATAATTTTGAATGGGATGATTTTCAAACCCAAGATCAGCAAAGAGAGAATGCTAATGAATGGAGAATGAGTATTGCTACTCATATGTGGACAGATGCCCAACCAAAtgccaacaatgaaaacaatgacaatcaagaaagtgaaaatgaggGAGAAGAATAA
- the LOC112175653 gene encoding protein ALP1-like isoform X1, whose protein sequence is MHNILDRDPQIFRDVYRMYPDVFRKLCSILKAKTPLRDTRHICVEEMLATFLLVVGQNNRYSEARLIFERSHFAVSRSFNKVLKALNTIAPQFMAKPESIPPNIRESTRFYPYFKDCVGAIDGTHIPATVVGREVSRYRNRHGKISQNVLAACNFDLQFIYVISGWEGSAHDSKVLNDAISRRNGLKVPPGKYYLGDCGFPNRRRFLAPFRGTRYHLKDFGGEGNHPVNAIELFNLRHASLRNVIERIFGIFKSRFTIFKSAPPFLYKTQAELVLACAGLHNFLRQECRSDEFPPEPEEDPIDNHEDNFEWDDFQTQDQQRENANEWRMSIATHMWTDAQPNANNENNDNQESENEGEE, encoded by the exons ATGCACAACATATTGGACAGAGACCCTCAAATCTTTAGAGATGTGTATAGAATGTATCCTGACGTGTTTCGAAAATTATGTAGCATCCTAAAAGCGAAAACACCTTTACGGGATACAAGACACATTTGTGTTGAAGAAATGCTTGCAACCTTTTTACTAGTTGTCGGCCAAAATAATCGATACAGTGAAGCTCGGCTGATATTTGAGCGATCTCATTTTGCTGTTAGCAGAAGTTTCAACAAAGTCTTGAAGGCCTTGAATACAATAGCACCACAGTTTATGGCTAAACCTGAATCCATACCACCTAACATAAGAGAAAGTACAAGGTTCTATCCTTACTTTAAG gaTTGTGTCGGAGCTATAGATGGCACGCATATTCCTGCAACGGTAGTTGGACGTGAGGTAAGCAGATATCGAAATCGCCATGGGAAGATATCACAAAATGTATTAGCAGCTTGTAACTTTGATTTACAGTTCATATATGTGATTAGTGGATGGGAGGGTTCCGCTCATGATTCAAAAGTGTTGAATGATGCGATTTCTAGACGAAATGGACTCAAAGTGCCACCAG gtaAATATTACTTAGGGGACTGCGGATTCCCAAATCGACGTCGGTTCCTAGCTCCATTTCGAGGTACTCGATATCACCTCAAAGATTttggtggtgaaggaaatcatccTGTCAATGCAATTGAGTTATTCAATCTTCGCCATGCTTCCTTGAGGAACGTAATTGAGAGAATATTTGGAATATTTAAGTCGcgtttcacaatcttcaaatcAGCACCACCATTTTTATATAAGACACAAGCAGAACTAGTTTTGGCTTGTGCAGGACTGCACAATTTTCTTCGACAGGAATGTCGTTCAGATGAATTTCCTCCTGAACCAGAAGAAGATCCGATAGACAATCACGAAGATAATTTTGAATGGGATGATTTTCAAACCCAAGATCAGCAAAGAGAGAATGCTAATGAATGGAGAATGAGTATTGCTACTCATATGTGGACAGATGCCCAACCAAAtgccaacaatgaaaacaatgacaatcaagaaagtgaaaatgaggGAGAAGAATAA